The nucleotide sequence TTAGGCGACAATCTGGCTCTGCAGGTGCGGCAGGTTGATAAAGGCACTGTTCGCAGCTATCGCCTGTTTTCAGCGGATCAGTTTGCTCTGGCTATTCGCCATGCAGGCCAGAAAAACCGTTTTGTGGAAAATCAGCCGCAGGGGCTGACGCTTCAGTATAAAGGAGCATCCGGTACTCAGGCAGAACTGGTTATCAACCTTGATGTGTTTGAAATGTTAATGCGCCTGAATGAGGGCTATCGCCCCAGTGTGGAAGAGTTGCAAGGGTACTATCTTAACCTGTCGATATTCAAAAACCTGTTGAATTCAGAGCCCTATCAGGAAGTGTTATTGACTACCACAGGGCATGATTTCTATCGGGTTGCCCGCAGTGATGACGGTCGTCTGGATATGAGCCTACTCGGGGAAGGAGCGGCGTAATGGCACTAAGCAGAAGAGATAAAGAGTTCCGCCTCACTCGAATTACCTATGTTGATTTCAAACATCTGGAAATGGATCGGGTGTTAACAGCGTTTTTTGCCCGGTTGTTTCATGATGGCTATACCAGTCGCATCAACCGCAAATTTGAACTGACTACCGAAGCTTTTGTCGAAGAGTTTCTGGAGCACCCGGAGTGGTTCAAGGGTTTTGATAAGCATCCTGACATTCTAAGTCGCTGGGTTGAAACCCATTTAATGGATGTAGTAAATCGAGGCAAGGCAAAACAGGCTATCGCTTCACCCCGGCCATTGCATGGTTATACCTATCGTTTCCGGAATCCCAAGCATTCCAGAGATTACGGTGCAGCACAGCATCTCTATGAACTGTTGAACCATGCACGCAATGGTTCTGGTCATAATGCACTTGAGCATTTGAAGTCGTTTTTCTTTCCAGATAAAGACCCGGTTACCGGAAGTACACAGGCGAGCAGCACCATTGATGTGGAAACACAGGCACTGCTGCGCTTTCTTGAACAGGTAAGCGATGCGCCGGATCAGCGCCAGCGGGATAGTTATAAACCATTGTGTATCGGCTCGGCAGACCTGTTGGCTGAAGATATCCAGCGACTGCTGTTTTACCGGAATTTTATCCCCAGAACAGTGATGGTTGATTATCTTAAATCCCTGATTGGATTTCATCTGGCACTGTACCATCTCAGATTAATGAAACTGTTACCTGCTCTGGTAAAGAAAGAAAGCGGTGATCCAACCTGTGCAGCCTGCCCTATGGCGCCAAGGGATTATGATAATCCTCAGGGAGACTGCCCTTACAAGGTTGGGTTGTTCCTTGATTTGACTGGCAATCCGGAGTCTGATGTTGCAAGGCTGGCAGAACGCAGCGCTGATGTGCATTTCCGTCGAATTCCAGCCTTCGTCAAAGCTTATATCACCACTAAAAAGCTGGATGAATTTACCCAGGGGCTGGTGAAAAAAGGCAAGATTAACAAACCGGATAGAGGTCACTTTTCCGTTGATGAGCTGGTGAAATTTCAGCAGCAGCCTCATAGCACCGAACGCAATATGTTTTTTGGTCAGAGA is from Endozoicomonas gorgoniicola and encodes:
- the mads7 gene encoding methylation-associated defense system protein MAD7, with the translated sequence MALSRRDKEFRLTRITYVDFKHLEMDRVLTAFFARLFHDGYTSRINRKFELTTEAFVEEFLEHPEWFKGFDKHPDILSRWVETHLMDVVNRGKAKQAIASPRPLHGYTYRFRNPKHSRDYGAAQHLYELLNHARNGSGHNALEHLKSFFFPDKDPVTGSTQASSTIDVETQALLRFLEQVSDAPDQRQRDSYKPLCIGSADLLAEDIQRLLFYRNFIPRTVMVDYLKSLIGFHLALYHLRLMKLLPALVKKESGDPTCAACPMAPRDYDNPQGDCPYKVGLFLDLTGNPESDVARLAERSADVHFRRIPAFVKAYITTKKLDEFTQGLVKKGKINKPDRGHFSVDELVKFQQQPHSTERNMFFGQRVSALIQDSQENAQADLDPEIQAVVDLGLPEYESYIEMLVAVMGKGHKRYITECLDSLMMKNRSGAILAQQRSRNAPRRFVLDSRLLEVLLQIAVLKPGGSKGYHTGEMRIDDLLGFLRKRYGLYIDRLPSGDGFSAATISDRQALRTNEAAFRSRLREVGFYRDLSDAYITQTITPRYKITAGSETPVVGGGV